A segment of the Bacteroidota bacterium genome:
GATGTGAGCAACATTAAAAAAATGTCGCGCTGCTTCTACGAACTACATAAAAAATAATTGTACAAAAAATAACCTATGAGCGAACGAATATTACGAGCCTTAATGCAAATGTTTGCCATCATCGCAAAAGTTGATGGCGTTAACAATACCGGAAGGGCCATTGTGCAGTCTTTCTTGAAACAACAATTAAGTCAGGAACAAGTTGAAACTTACTTGCGCATTTTTGATGAGTATTTAGAAGCACATCATCAGGTAAGTAAAAAGAAAGATGGTTCAGCAAAACGTACATCGCTTAACTCTGTAAAAGTTTTGAAAATCTGTACTCAGATTAATCAGGAACTTGAACAGCCTCAAAAAGTCATCGTATTAATTCGTTTATTGGAGTTTATCTATTCATCAAACGAAATTTCAGAACAAGAATATGAATTTGTAATCACCGTAGCGGATACATTTAATATTCCTACAGAAGAATTTACACAACTCAAACATTTCGTTGAAGATAAAATTGAAGTAATTCCTAATTCAGAGGATGTTTTGATTATCAACAATAAACCTGGCGGATACAATAATGCCTCTAAACACATTCTCTGCGAAACTTTAAGTGATGATGTACGTGTATTGCAAATTAATAGCGTTGGTATGTATGCACTTCGCATTTACGGCAACATCGAATTACAGTTAAACGGACAAGGTATTTCAAAAGAGCGCGTTCATATTCTAACGCCGGGGTCTTCTTTAAGAAGTTCTAAAGTAAAACCTATTTACTATAGTGATATCATTGGCCGCTTCTTAGCTGATAGCAGTAAAGCGAAAATTTCATTTGAGGCAAAGAACATTGAATATAAGTTTAAAGGCGGAAAATTAGGTTTACGCGGTATTAACATGAGCGAAGAAAGCGGAAAGCTTATTGGTATCATGGGCGGTTCCGGTGCAGGTAAATCTACTTTATTAAACGTGTTGAACGGAATGGAAGTGCCTAGCGCTGGTGGTGTTTTTATTAATGGTAAAAATGTACACACCGATAAAGCTGCAGTGGATGGTGTAATTGGTCACGTAACGCAGGATGACTTATTAATTGAAGAGCTGACTGTATTTCAAAACTTATTCTACAATGCTAAACTTTGCTTCGGTAATTTAACCGACGAACAAATAACCGAAAAATGCCGCGCTTTATTAGCGGATTTGGGCTTATCTGAAACACGCGATTTAAAAGTTGGGTCGCCTTTAGAAAAAACCATCTCCGGTGGACAACGTAAACGTTTGAATATTGCATTAGAATTAATTCGTGAACCTTCCGTATTATATGTAGATGAGCCCACTTCAGGTTTATCTTCACGCGATTCGGAAAACATCATGGACCTTTTAAAAGAATTAGCATTAAAAGGGAAATTAATTTTCGTTGTAATTCACCAACCTTCATCCGACATCTTTAAAATGTTTGATAAGTTGATGATATTAGATGTAGGCGGTTATCCTATTTATTATGGAAATCCTGTTGATGCCGTGTCGTATTTCAAACGTTTAGTTAACCATGTGAATGCAGATGAAAGCGAGTGCTGGAACTGTGGTAACGTAAACCCTGAACAGATTTTCAACATTATTGAGAGTAAGGTACTAGACGAATACGGAAACTTAACACATAACCGCAAAACAAGCCCGAGTGAGTGGAATGTACATTACAAAGAATTAATTGAAAAACACATTTCGCAAAACGACCATCAAGGTGAAATTCCGGAAGCTATTTTTAAAATTCCAAATAAAATAAAACAGTTTCTTGTTTTCATTAAGCGTGATGTATTAAGTAAATTAACAAATACACAATACTTAATGATTAACTTTTTGGAAGCTCCTTTATTAGCTTTCATTTTGGCGTATTTGGTTCGTTACTTTAATACTGACGTAGATACAACACGTGGTTACATTTATCGTGAAAATGAAAACATGCCGGCTTATATGTTTATGGCGGTTGTTGTAGCTTTATTTATAGGATTAACAGTGAGTGCGGAAGAAATTATACGCGACCGTAAAATCCGTAAACGTGAATCATTCCTCAACTTAAGTAAATCAAGTTACTTATGGAGTAAAATCATCATCATGTTTGTTTTATCTGCCATTCAAACATTAACCTTTGTATTGGTAGGTAATTTTGTGTTGGGTGTACAAGGCATGTATTTAGATTATTGGATGGTTTTATTTACAACTTCATGTTTTGCAAACATGCTTGGATTAAATATTTCATCCGCATTTAACAGTGCAGTTACGATTTACATCTTAATTCCATTCTTAATCATTCCGCAATTATTATTAGCCGGTGTGGTTGTTAAGTTTGATAAATTAAATCCCACTTTAGCAGAGCAAGGTGGTGTACCGGTTGCGGGCGAAGTTATGGCCAGCCGATGGGCTTTTGAAGCATTAGCAGTCAATCAATTTAAAGAAAACAAATACGAAAGATATTTCTATCGCTATGATAAATCCATGAGTGTGGCTCAGTATAAAAAAATATACTGGAAACAAAAAATGGAAGCCAAGCTTACAAAAATTGCCAACGAATTAAGCGCCGGAAAAAGTTTATCGGAACTTAAGTCGCATATTGACCTTATTCGAAATGAAATCGACAAAGAAACCAAATCGAATAAAAAAGTGAAATGTAGTGTAAAGGCTGAAGATATTACTACCACTACATATAATAAAGGTACTGAGGCTGCTTTAAGAGCGTATTTAGAAAAAGTTAACGACTATTATAACAAAGTAGAGATTAAAGCCAGAAGAGATGCTGATTCAATTACAGCTTCATTAATTAAAACGCCTGCTGATAAAGAAAAATTTTTAGCTGTTCAAGACGAATACGAAAACGAAAGCTTGAACCAGTTGCTAAAAAATTCAAACCATATGGGTGAACGTTGCTTGGAGAAAGATGGCCGATTGATTCAACAAATTGATCCAGTGTTTCAAGATCCTACTGAATCAAAATTTGGTCGTGCGCATTTCTTTGCTCCAAGAAAAAATTTCTTAGGAACGCTTTATCCGACATACTGGTTTAATATTTTTGTTATCTGGATTATGAGCATCACATTAATGATCACTCTTTATTTTGATGTATTCAAAAGAGTACTGGATATTTTTGGAAACATTAAACTATCCAGAAAAAAATAAGTTACAACATCTATCACCAAAACCCGATTTAACAATCGGGTTTTTTTATTACAAGTTGTTGAAAACAGTAATTTAAAATATTGATATTCAAATATTTAAATACATATGCTAAAAAAACACAAAAGCCATGAAACTTTATAACTTTTAGTGAGTAAAAGTAAAATGGTAAACCCAAAATTCTGGCCGCATGATAATAAATTACCCTGCAACTATCTATTTTCATGATGCAACAGACATTGTTCGTCTAAATCTTTTGTGTCCCATTATTAATTTCTCTAAATCTGTAATTGTAGAATTACATCAACCTATTTAAACTAGTAATAAACCTATAATTCTCTCCGCATGAAAAAAAATTACTATTACTTCATCCTTCTGTTAAGTTTTTTGATCCCTCTAAGTGCAAGTGCTACGCATATTGTTGGTGGATCCTTAACATATACTTTTAATGGCGGTTCCAATTATACCGTAATGTTGAAGTTGTATCGCGATTGCTCCGGTGCTGCATTCCCTAATAACGTTACAATTGATGTAATGATGGCTAACGGTCAGGCATTTACCCCCAGCCGTAATTTTACAATGCCCGGCGGAAGCATCACTAATATCACTCCACTGCTTCCTCCTTGCGCTACATCGCCAACCCCAATGCCTTGTGTGGAAGAACGTATTTATACAACTACGGTTAACTTAGCAGCGCATCCGGGTGGCATGCATTTAGAATACGGTTTATGCTGTCGTAACAATAGTATTTCAAATATTCTAAATCCCGGTGGAGAAGGCGAAACATTCTATGCCTTCATACCGTGTTATAACAAAGCGTGGTCGGAAGATTTTACATTGGCTAATGGAACAATAGTAGATGCAGGAACAACTGCATGGACACGTACACTTGGTACTACACCACCCACATCCGCACAAGTTAATAACGGTATGTTTGAAGTTGTAGGATCTAATAACGGATCTGTCGAATGGATTTCACAATCCATAAATATTTCTGCATTTACCAACGGTGTAAACCTTAGTGCAAATCTTGAAAGAGCCGGAAACAACTTTGGTAACAACGACTCATTGCGTTTATTTTATTCATTAAATGGTGGACCAAAAGTTGCATGGCCCGTTAACGGTACTAACGTGGGCGCGTGGGCATCTCCAAGATTTGCTACCGCAACTGCCTTAGTAGGTAATACCATTCAGATTTATATTCGCTCGAAATTTAACGCGAACAATAACTCAACCGGTAAAACTTTCCGTGTTGATATGGTAAATGTTTACGACAACACTTTCATCAATAATAGCAGCCCGTACTTTAATGCTTTACCACCGCTATTATTGTGTGCAACAAACCCTTTTAACTTAAATATGTCGGCAACTGATGCGGATGGTGATGTTTTAGTTTACTCTATGTACACACCATACGATGATAATCCTGTACCAACTTATCCAAACAATTTATTTACTCCAAATACAGTTACATGGACTGCAGGTTTCTCTGCTATAAGTCCGTTTAATAATGGAGGTCCTAACGTTACGTTAAATCCTACAACAGGTTTTATGACTGGTGTTGCGAATACATTAGGACAATATGTATTCGGTGTTAAAGTACAAGAATTCCGTGGAGGTGTTTTATTAAGTGAAGTAGTGCGCGATTACCAAGTAAATACAGTAACGTGTCCGCCATTTGTTCCTGCTGCGCCAATAGCCAGCGCCAACTCTCCTATTTGTGCAGGACAAACGTTAAGTTTATCAGCCACTTTTACTGCAGGTGCTACTTATAACTGGACAGGACCTAATGGATTTACATCTACCCTATTAAATCCAACTATTGTTGGAGCATCTACACTTGCCGCAGGGGTGTACTCCGTTACTGCAACGGTGGCGGGCTGTACAAGTCCTCCCGGCACAGTGGCTGTCGTTGTGAATCCTATACCAACTACACCTACTGCGACAGCTAACTCTCCTATTTGTGCGGGACAAACTTTAAGCTTATTTTCAAGTACAGTTACAGGTGCAACCTATAATTGGACAGGTCCGAATGCCTTTACTTCAGCTTTACAAAATCCTACAATTGCCGGTGCAACAACTTTAGCAGCGGGTGTGTATTCGGTCACTTCCACTGTTTCAGGTTGTACCAGCGGTGCAGGAACTGTTAACGTCGTCGTCAATCCATTACCTGCCTCACCAACTGCCGGTGCGAACTCACCGTTATGTGCCGGAAACACACTTAGTTTAACAGCCAGTACAATCGCAGGGGCAACCTACGTCTGGGCGGGGCCGAATTCCTTTACGTCCGCCGTACAAAATCCAACGATACCGGGTGCGACCACATTAGCCGCAGGGGTGTACTCCGTTAGTGCTATTGTTGCAGGTTGTCCTGGGCCTATTGGAACTGTGAGCGTAACTATTAACCCTGCCCCTGCAGCGCCTACCGCAGGAAGTAACTCACCGTTATGTGCTGGAAGTAACATTAACCTTACATCCTCTGCTATTGCAGGCGCTACATATAACTGGACAGGGCCAAACGCATTTACTTCTACTTTACAAAACCCGACAATAGTTGGTGCTTCCACATTAGCAGCCGGTGTTTATTCGGTTCGTGCTACTGTTGCAGGTTGTCAAGGTCCTGCAGGTACCACCACGGTAGTTGTTAACCCAACGCCTGCTGCTCCAACGGCCGGAGGCACTGCTACTTTATGCGCAGGTGGTACAATTAACTTAACCGCTTCTGCCATTGCAGGCGCTACCTACAACTGGACAGGACCTAACTCATTTACGTCAAACGTTCAGAATCCAACCATTCCTGGCGCATCTACATTGGCAACCGGCATGTATTCAGTAACTGCAACAGTTGCAGGCTGTACCGGTCCTGCAGGAACATTCAGCGTTACTGTATTTGGAATACCGGGAGCTCCAACTTTAGGAAGTAATTCTCCTTTATGTACAGGAAACACTTTGAGCTTAACTGCAAGCACAATCGTTGGTGCAAGTTATAGTTGGACAGGTCCAAACTCATTCTCATCAACATTACAAAACCCTACCATTGCGGCAGCAACAACAGCTGCTTCGGGTACATATAGTGTATCAGTTAACGTTTCAGGTTGCGGAAGTGCAGTTTCTACTATTGCTATTGTTGTGAACCCTACTCCTGCCGCTCCTACCGCAGGAAGCAACTCACCATTATGTGCAGGACAAACAATCAACTTAACAGCAAGCAACATTGCAAGTGCAACCTATAGTTGGACAGGCCCTAACTCCTTCTCGTCTACTTTACAAAATCCAAGTATCACCGGGGCAACTACACTTGCCGCAGGTGTATACACCGTTAGAGCAACTGTTGCAGGATGTACAAGTTCAAACGGAACAGTAAACGTTGTAGTAAATCCAATTCCTGCTTCACCTACTCCGGGAAGCAATTCTCCATTATGCGTTGGTCAAACATTAAGTTTAACAGCCAGCACAATAGCGGGTGCAACTTATAACTGGAGTGGGCCATCAGGCTTCAACTCTGCTTTACAAAACCCAACAATTGTAAATGCAGTGGTTGGAAACAGCGGAACATATTCTGTCACTTCAACTGTTGCAGGTTGTACCAGCACTGCTAACGTAATTACGGTTACGGTTAATCCATTACCAGCGGCGCCAAATGCCTCTGCTAACTCACCTTTATGTGCATTATCAACCTTAAGTTTAAGTGCCAGCACAATTGCAGGCGCTACTTACAGTTGGACAGGACCTAACTCATTCACATCAACCACTCAAAATCCAACCATACCTTCTGTTACAACAACCGCGAGCGGTATTTATTCCGTAACAGCTAACGTACTAGGTTGTGCAGGTCCTGCCGGAACTGTTGCTGTAACTGTTAATCCAACACCTGCCGCTCCAACTGCCGGAGGTACTTCAACACTTTGTGCCGGAAGTAACATCAACTTAACTGCAAGCAATATTGCCGGTGCTACTTATAACTGGAATGGACCAAACGGATTTACATCTACTTTACAAAATCCAACTATCACAGGTGCATCAACTCTTGCAACCGGTGTTTATTCGGTAACTGCAACTGTTGGCGGTTGTACAGGACCTGCAGGCACATTTAGTGTTACTGTATTTGGAATCCCTAGTCCTCCAACATTAGCAAGTAACTCTCCAATATGTGCCGGACAAACTTTAAATTTAACAGCCACAACAATTGCAGGTGCAAGTTATAACTGGACAGGACCTAACTCTTTCTCTTCAACCTTACAAAACCCAACCATCAGTGGTGTAACATTAGCTGCTGCGGGTACCTATAGTGTATTGGTAAATGTATCGGGTTGCGGAAGCGCTGTGTCAACAATTACCGTATCAGTGAATCCTACACCTGCCGCTCCTACTGCCGGAAGTAACTCACCGCTATGCGCAGGTAGTACCATTAACTTAACAGCAAGTACTATTGCCGGTGCAACTTATAATTGGAGTGGACCAAACTCATTTACATCAACTACTCAAAATCCTAGTATTCCTGGTGCAAGTACCTTATCTACCGGTGTTTATTCAGTGAATGTAAACGTGGCAGGCTGTACCGGACCAAATGGAACAGTTAACGTTGTAGTGAATCCAATTCCATCAGCTCCAACTGTTGGAAGTAACTCTCCGTTGTGTGTCGGACAAACAATAAGTTTAACAGCAAGTCCGATATCAGGTGCATCTTACAGCTGGAGCGGTCCGAATTCATTTACATCTACTTTGCAAAATCCAACAATTCCGGGAGCTACTACATTAGCAACGGGTATTTATTCAGTAACAGCAACTGTTGCAGGATGTACAG
Coding sequences within it:
- a CDS encoding ATP-binding cassette domain-containing protein, yielding MSERILRALMQMFAIIAKVDGVNNTGRAIVQSFLKQQLSQEQVETYLRIFDEYLEAHHQVSKKKDGSAKRTSLNSVKVLKICTQINQELEQPQKVIVLIRLLEFIYSSNEISEQEYEFVITVADTFNIPTEEFTQLKHFVEDKIEVIPNSEDVLIINNKPGGYNNASKHILCETLSDDVRVLQINSVGMYALRIYGNIELQLNGQGISKERVHILTPGSSLRSSKVKPIYYSDIIGRFLADSSKAKISFEAKNIEYKFKGGKLGLRGINMSEESGKLIGIMGGSGAGKSTLLNVLNGMEVPSAGGVFINGKNVHTDKAAVDGVIGHVTQDDLLIEELTVFQNLFYNAKLCFGNLTDEQITEKCRALLADLGLSETRDLKVGSPLEKTISGGQRKRLNIALELIREPSVLYVDEPTSGLSSRDSENIMDLLKELALKGKLIFVVIHQPSSDIFKMFDKLMILDVGGYPIYYGNPVDAVSYFKRLVNHVNADESECWNCGNVNPEQIFNIIESKVLDEYGNLTHNRKTSPSEWNVHYKELIEKHISQNDHQGEIPEAIFKIPNKIKQFLVFIKRDVLSKLTNTQYLMINFLEAPLLAFILAYLVRYFNTDVDTTRGYIYRENENMPAYMFMAVVVALFIGLTVSAEEIIRDRKIRKRESFLNLSKSSYLWSKIIIMFVLSAIQTLTFVLVGNFVLGVQGMYLDYWMVLFTTSCFANMLGLNISSAFNSAVTIYILIPFLIIPQLLLAGVVVKFDKLNPTLAEQGGVPVAGEVMASRWAFEALAVNQFKENKYERYFYRYDKSMSVAQYKKIYWKQKMEAKLTKIANELSAGKSLSELKSHIDLIRNEIDKETKSNKKVKCSVKAEDITTTTYNKGTEAALRAYLEKVNDYYNKVEIKARRDADSITASLIKTPADKEKFLAVQDEYENESLNQLLKNSNHMGERCLEKDGRLIQQIDPVFQDPTESKFGRAHFFAPRKNFLGTLYPTYWFNIFVIWIMSITLMITLYFDVFKRVLDIFGNIKLSRKK
- a CDS encoding gliding motility-associated C-terminal domain-containing protein; this encodes MKKNYYYFILLLSFLIPLSASATHIVGGSLTYTFNGGSNYTVMLKLYRDCSGAAFPNNVTIDVMMANGQAFTPSRNFTMPGGSITNITPLLPPCATSPTPMPCVEERIYTTTVNLAAHPGGMHLEYGLCCRNNSISNILNPGGEGETFYAFIPCYNKAWSEDFTLANGTIVDAGTTAWTRTLGTTPPTSAQVNNGMFEVVGSNNGSVEWISQSINISAFTNGVNLSANLERAGNNFGNNDSLRLFYSLNGGPKVAWPVNGTNVGAWASPRFATATALVGNTIQIYIRSKFNANNNSTGKTFRVDMVNVYDNTFINNSSPYFNALPPLLLCATNPFNLNMSATDADGDVLVYSMYTPYDDNPVPTYPNNLFTPNTVTWTAGFSAISPFNNGGPNVTLNPTTGFMTGVANTLGQYVFGVKVQEFRGGVLLSEVVRDYQVNTVTCPPFVPAAPIASANSPICAGQTLSLSATFTAGATYNWTGPNGFTSTLLNPTIVGASTLAAGVYSVTATVAGCTSPPGTVAVVVNPIPTTPTATANSPICAGQTLSLFSSTVTGATYNWTGPNAFTSALQNPTIAGATTLAAGVYSVTSTVSGCTSGAGTVNVVVNPLPASPTAGANSPLCAGNTLSLTASTIAGATYVWAGPNSFTSAVQNPTIPGATTLAAGVYSVSAIVAGCPGPIGTVSVTINPAPAAPTAGSNSPLCAGSNINLTSSAIAGATYNWTGPNAFTSTLQNPTIVGASTLAAGVYSVRATVAGCQGPAGTTTVVVNPTPAAPTAGGTATLCAGGTINLTASAIAGATYNWTGPNSFTSNVQNPTIPGASTLATGMYSVTATVAGCTGPAGTFSVTVFGIPGAPTLGSNSPLCTGNTLSLTASTIVGASYSWTGPNSFSSTLQNPTIAAATTAASGTYSVSVNVSGCGSAVSTIAIVVNPTPAAPTAGSNSPLCAGQTINLTASNIASATYSWTGPNSFSSTLQNPSITGATTLAAGVYTVRATVAGCTSSNGTVNVVVNPIPASPTPGSNSPLCVGQTLSLTASTIAGATYNWSGPSGFNSALQNPTIVNAVVGNSGTYSVTSTVAGCTSTANVITVTVNPLPAAPNASANSPLCALSTLSLSASTIAGATYSWTGPNSFTSTTQNPTIPSVTTTASGIYSVTANVLGCAGPAGTVAVTVNPTPAAPTAGGTSTLCAGSNINLTASNIAGATYNWNGPNGFTSTLQNPTITGASTLATGVYSVTATVGGCTGPAGTFSVTVFGIPSPPTLASNSPICAGQTLNLTATTIAGASYNWTGPNSFSSTLQNPTISGVTLAAAGTYSVLVNVSGCGSAVSTITVSVNPTPAAPTAGSNSPLCAGSTINLTASTIAGATYNWSGPNSFTSTTQNPSIPGASTLSTGVYSVNVNVAGCTGPNGTVNVVVNPIPSAPTVGSNSPLCVGQTISLTASPISGASYSWSGPNSFTSTLQNPTIPGATTLATGIYSVTATVAGCTGSAGTVSVSVNIPPIAPSASANSPICAGQTLSLTASTIAGATYSWTGPASFTSTSQNPTIPTATTSSAGTYSVIALVGGCAGPAGVVTVTINPAPAAPTAGGTATLCAGSNINLSASTIAGATYNWTGPDGFTSTVQNPTITAATTSATGVYSVTATVAGCPGPAGTVSVTVYGIPGPPTLGSNSPVCAGQTLSLTANSILGATYIWSGPNSFTATVQNPTLAAVTIPASGTYSVAISVMGCGSALATTAVTVNPLPAAPVANSNAPLCTGATLSLTASNIPGATSYSWTGPNSFTSTTQNPTLPTTTTLSAGVYSVSAVALGCAGPAGTVSVAVNDAPNVIASSNSTVCIGATLNLSASTIAGATYTWTGPNSFSATTQNPSIPGATTLAIGVYSVQANVGGCVGPISTTSVMVSPPPAPPTASSSSPLCAGDTLFLTASPVAGATYTWSGPNSFTATTQNPNVPNIPMAGAGVYSVAVTVAGCQGPFGTITVTVNPSPAPPIASNSSPICISGTLNLNASNIAGATYNWVGPNSFTSTTQNPTIPGATTIAAGAYSVYATVAGCTSTAAITIATITMPATLSAGNNATVCSNNVPLTGTCSTGSGTWTTSGTGVFVPNSLTGNYVPSAADITAGTVTLTLTSTNNGACAPATSTVQLTILPGPTANAGSDITVCANNATVALTGSVTLASGGQWSSSGTGTFSPNNTSLNTTYIPSSADTTAGTVTIFLTTTGNGICSATIDTLVINFNSAPLVVAGGTISVCKNNPVAVLSGYSSTGSATWTSLGTGTLSSTSVFNPTYTPSTADTTAGSVQLILTSGNNGNCNPVSDTVTIVYSSPPTITAGLTQTVCSNNPIVTLNGVSSTSSGTWTTSGSGSFSPNTINGTYVPSAADITAGTVTLTVTSTNNGGCNPVTSTVNVSIIPGPTSDAGVDLTVCANTTSIALNGSVTVATGGTWTTNGTGTFSPGNSLTTTYIPSAADTTAGSVTIYLTTTGNGICLQVVDSMVITFQSAPSISAGNNIFVCKNQTSVNLNASSSVPSVTWTTLGSGSFNPSNTGLTTSYIPSTADTTAGSVTIYVTGAGNGFCAGAVDTVTIFFQGPPLANFLANNKCVNAATTFTDMSTVATGSIISWNWNFGAAGTSTVQNPSVTFTATGTQTISLTVSTGCLDSITKVVYINPNPVASFSFTELCHDSAAFFGIGSVNPGTITGWNWNFGDTTGSTLQNPIHLYPDTGSYIVTLTVMSDSGCVAGASDTIHLKKCGTDITVSNPAVPSGFTPNGDGKNDILYVKGGPLSEMNFRIYNEWGNEVFKSTEQNYGWDGTFRSAPQPAGRYLWILTGKVIDGRDVKMQGEVILTR